In Janibacter cremeus, a genomic segment contains:
- a CDS encoding flavin reductase family protein, translating to MSSHLEDTSLRFAMGHFATGVTIATTLEDGHDHAMTANSITSVSLEPPLVLVSVRNDSGWLDAVDSSGVWGISLLPESGRPAASWLSTGGRPLYGQLSQIPHHRGELGVALVDDSLATLECRTYAAHEAGDHTLVVGEVVASRADARRDDPLIYYRSRYTSTR from the coding sequence ATGAGCAGCCACCTGGAGGACACGAGCCTGCGGTTCGCGATGGGGCACTTCGCCACCGGGGTCACGATCGCCACGACGCTCGAGGACGGACACGACCACGCGATGACCGCCAACTCGATCACGTCGGTCTCGCTCGAGCCGCCGCTGGTCCTGGTCTCCGTCCGCAACGACTCCGGGTGGCTCGATGCGGTGGACTCCTCGGGCGTGTGGGGAATCTCCCTGCTGCCCGAGTCCGGACGACCCGCAGCCAGCTGGCTCAGCACCGGTGGCCGGCCGCTGTACGGCCAGCTGTCACAGATCCCACACCACCGGGGGGAGCTCGGGGTGGCCCTCGTGGACGATTCGCTGGCCACGCTCGAGTGCCGGACGTACGCCGCCCACGAGGCGGGCGACCACACGCTCGTCGTCGGCGAGGTCGTGGCCAGTCGCGCCGACGCCCGCCGCGACGACCCCCTGATCTACTACCGCAGCCGCTACACGAGCACGAGGTGA
- the mshB gene encoding N-acetyl-1-D-myo-inositol-2-amino-2-deoxy-alpha-D-glucopyranoside deacetylase produces the protein MTARLLFVHAHPDDESLATGVAIAHHVAAGDEVHVLTCTLGEQGEVIPPELAHLDADHEDTLGEYRRDELRAAMAAIGAHHRVLGEDLASGRASRWRDSGMAGTAGAQHPRAWVRADDDVAVEAVTEVITEIEPDVVVSYDAHGGYAHPDHIRTHEVTRWAVSALPEGRRPHLFGTFTPRSWAEEDRRVLASMPGLTELGWQQPAGEFPPSVVADEVVTHAVVDADAVDQQVAALRHHRTQVTLGPDRTFALSNDIAALLSGREGYARLDPATGQPLECGSEPRRALVER, from the coding sequence GTGACTGCCCGGCTGCTGTTCGTCCACGCGCACCCGGACGACGAGTCCCTGGCCACGGGAGTGGCGATCGCCCACCACGTCGCCGCCGGTGACGAGGTGCACGTGCTCACCTGCACCCTGGGTGAGCAGGGGGAGGTCATCCCGCCCGAGCTGGCCCACCTCGATGCCGACCACGAGGACACCCTCGGTGAGTACCGCCGCGACGAGCTGCGGGCGGCGATGGCCGCGATCGGCGCCCACCACCGCGTGCTGGGCGAGGACCTGGCCAGTGGTCGGGCCTCCCGCTGGCGTGACTCCGGCATGGCCGGCACCGCCGGGGCGCAGCACCCGCGCGCCTGGGTCCGAGCCGACGACGACGTGGCGGTCGAGGCCGTGACCGAGGTGATCACCGAGATCGAGCCCGACGTCGTCGTCAGCTATGACGCCCACGGCGGCTACGCCCACCCCGACCACATCCGCACCCACGAGGTGACCCGGTGGGCCGTCTCGGCACTGCCCGAAGGGAGGCGACCGCACCTCTTCGGGACCTTCACCCCGCGCTCGTGGGCGGAGGAGGATCGCCGGGTCCTCGCCTCGATGCCCGGTCTGACCGAGCTGGGCTGGCAGCAGCCGGCGGGGGAGTTTCCCCCTTCCGTCGTCGCCGACGAGGTCGTGACGCACGCCGTCGTCGACGCCGACGCCGTCGACCAGCAGGTCGCTGCGCTGCGCCACCACCGCACGCAGGTCACGCTCGGACCCGATCGGACCTTCGCCCTGTCCAACGACATCGCTGCCCTGCTGTCGGGGCGAGAAGGCTACGCCCGACTGGATCCGGCCACCGGCCAGCCGCTGGAGTGCGGCAGCGAGCCGCGTCGAGCGTTGGTGGAGCGATGA
- a CDS encoding VanW family protein, which yields MTHDESRMDGREHGRGRLYAAVGFVILVLAALYVAAAFYFGDRVPGDTTVEGVTIGGMTKTEARTALREGLTDEASEPVVITVDDEKRTIDPDDAGLSYDYEASLDGLTGFSLNPVNLWAQATGGIERDVEVDVDEEALAAAVDKETEGMDAKPVEGTVKLDGATVKTRASKAGLTVERDELTRDIADGWPDQHEFEAPTSRPEPKLKQKDIDTFIKDELKPLIAAPVTVQAGASDGEDISFTVAPEQLALAVSVTNDEGALATKMDEGIAAEATATAAKDSGKFPAAKDAVVTRSGSSFDVAPSSTGLSLTTEGVGAKVVEAMGKSGDERVVTASTTKTQPELTTQEAKDSLPKEPLSTFTTYLPDNPVRTANIRLAARTLNGAYVAPGETFSLNEQLGQRTPGKGYKQAGVIYNGRLAKDYGGGISQLSTTLFNAIFFSGAKIEEFHPHSFYISRYPEGREATISWPNVDNVFTNDTGAGILINAAVNGNEVTVSFDGRKKYDEIRAAKSPRRNVVEPERITDDSKKCVPQSPNPGFTVDITRSFIKGGSTVKSSSFTTVYDAADHIVCTG from the coding sequence ATGACCCACGACGAGTCCCGGATGGATGGGCGCGAGCACGGCCGAGGCCGCCTCTACGCTGCTGTCGGCTTCGTGATCCTCGTCCTCGCGGCGCTCTATGTCGCGGCGGCGTTCTACTTCGGGGACCGCGTGCCCGGTGACACCACGGTCGAGGGTGTCACCATCGGCGGCATGACGAAGACCGAGGCCCGCACAGCCCTGCGCGAAGGCCTGACGGACGAGGCGAGCGAACCGGTCGTCATCACGGTCGACGACGAGAAGCGGACCATCGACCCGGACGACGCCGGGCTGTCCTACGACTACGAGGCCTCCCTGGACGGCCTGACCGGCTTCAGCCTCAACCCGGTGAACCTGTGGGCGCAGGCCACGGGTGGCATCGAGCGTGACGTCGAGGTCGACGTCGACGAGGAGGCGCTGGCCGCTGCCGTCGACAAGGAGACCGAGGGCATGGACGCCAAGCCCGTCGAGGGCACCGTGAAGCTTGACGGCGCCACCGTGAAGACGAGGGCGTCAAAGGCTGGCCTGACCGTGGAGCGCGACGAGCTCACCCGGGACATCGCGGACGGCTGGCCGGACCAGCACGAGTTCGAGGCGCCGACGAGCCGGCCCGAGCCGAAGCTGAAGCAGAAGGACATCGACACCTTCATCAAGGATGAGCTCAAGCCGCTCATCGCGGCGCCCGTGACCGTGCAGGCCGGTGCTTCCGACGGCGAGGACATCTCCTTCACCGTCGCCCCCGAGCAGTTGGCCCTGGCTGTCTCCGTGACGAACGACGAGGGCGCGCTCGCCACGAAGATGGACGAGGGCATCGCCGCGGAGGCCACCGCCACAGCTGCGAAGGACTCCGGGAAGTTCCCGGCGGCCAAGGACGCCGTCGTCACGCGGTCCGGGTCGAGCTTCGACGTCGCTCCCTCGAGCACCGGCCTGAGCCTGACGACCGAGGGTGTGGGAGCCAAGGTGGTCGAGGCGATGGGCAAGTCCGGTGACGAGCGGGTCGTCACGGCGTCGACGACGAAGACGCAGCCGGAGCTGACCACGCAGGAGGCCAAGGACAGCCTCCCCAAGGAGCCGCTGTCCACCTTCACCACGTACCTGCCCGACAACCCGGTGCGCACGGCCAACATCAGGCTGGCTGCACGCACCCTCAACGGGGCGTACGTGGCGCCGGGGGAGACCTTCTCCCTCAACGAGCAACTGGGCCAGCGCACACCGGGAAAGGGCTACAAGCAGGCCGGCGTCATCTACAACGGTCGGCTGGCCAAGGACTACGGCGGCGGCATCTCCCAGCTGTCGACGACGTTGTTCAATGCGATTTTCTTCTCCGGGGCGAAGATCGAGGAGTTCCACCCGCACTCCTTCTACATCTCGCGCTACCCCGAGGGACGCGAGGCGACGATCTCCTGGCCGAACGTCGACAACGTCTTCACCAACGACACCGGCGCCGGCATCCTCATCAACGCCGCGGTCAACGGCAACGAGGTCACCGTGAGCTTCGACGGCCGCAAGAAGTACGACGAGATCAGGGCGGCGAAGAGCCCGCGGCGCAACGTCGTCGAGCCGGAGCGGATCACCGACGACAGCAAGAAGTGCGTGCCGCAGTCGCCCAACCCCGGCTTCACGGTCGACATCACCCGCAGCTTCATCAAGGGCGGCAGCACGGTGAAGTCCTCCTCGTTCACGACCGTGTACGACGCGGCCGACCACATCGTCTGCACCGGCTGA